A DNA window from Vigna angularis cultivar LongXiaoDou No.4 chromosome 1, ASM1680809v1, whole genome shotgun sequence contains the following coding sequences:
- the LOC108334664 gene encoding uncharacterized protein LOC108334664 isoform X2, translating into MEHRDHHCFSRKLDSAMDVDCCLEDQEKEEEELDPFLKFVEYARSELLSLEGDANGDDDGSTGLGWSWIASRILKTCIAYSSGVTPAILLSELSQAWSEQRRVGAPKKRLEVINQLKKNHRRTKLPNTVTVDSIFEKNFLSLSSVLEAVIVDAFVLPGTNIHMLILGDYWSSNTIDLYLHRRFYDLAGLQNGILKRGREIFLTGCYLRTATGGSGRARLLPTEYLVILLDENQDDDAMLLGAQFCSDSFSSISLDAVNGGASYSLYARIKKIESSEVQGKFGILQRKQITLVDGDGVVIKFFLWGEQILLANLFRVGSMLALDKPYVASSEDCDGETSEGFCLEYGSETQLYLVPYIQHEEQVCVTLTPNRRHGSRPLGSCNPSQDLKVSQVSLPRDSQGTIDFSNYPFRSFVVDLRDKMTGISLYGVVTDIIKEENIKEAVFSLRIADASGEIWTKLHFAGFWSLGRVSLGHTVFISGLTCSMSKQTCLEVLWFENGTGASFINLSCLPALIYSSCLHKLSRLSDISDQTSYAQVCRVSLDPIRYYYVNTRFSHSLCGHFVNKMPDGSMKCCFCHTISDATLVRTFHLKITLVDEGTKVLAWCTGQTAMDLLQIAPEEFYELPEEEQLMYPSSLENERFMVALVKCKRDGCVIDGLSPDGSISWEITRAYKCE; encoded by the exons ATGGAGCATCGCGATCACCATTGCTTCAGCAGAAAGCTAGATTCCGCCATGGACGTAGACTGTTGCCTAGAAGATcaagaaaaggaagaggaagaactTGATCCCTTTCTAAAATTCGTGGAATACGCAAGATCTGAACTGTTATCACTAGAAGGCGATGCAAACGGAGACGATGACGGTTCTACTGGACTTGGATGGAGTTGGATCGCGTCTCGTATTCTGAAGACTTGCATTGCTTATTCAAGCGGCGTCACTCCCGCGATCTTGCTCTCTGAACTCTCTCAG GCGTGGAGTGAGCAACGCAGGGTTGGGGCTCCGAAGAAGCGGCTCGAAGTAATCAACCAACTCAAGAAGAATCATCGGAGGACTAAGCTTCCGAACACAGTTACAGTTGATTCCATATTCGAAAAGAACTTCCTGTCCTTGAGCAGTGTTCTAGAAGCTGTTATCGTTGATGCATTTGTGCTCCCAG GCACAAACATCCACATGCTCATATTAGGGGATTATTGGAGCTCCAATACCATAGATCTCTACCTACACCGCAG ATTCTATGACTTGGCAGGCCTGCAAAACGGAATTCTGAAGCGAGGGAGGGAGATTTTTCTCACCGGTTGCTACCTCCGAACTGCCACTGGAGGTTCTGGACGTGCACGTCTTTTGCCAACAGAGTATCTTGTGATTCTATTGGATGAG AATCAGGATGATGATGCAATGCTACTAGGAGCTCAGTTTTGTTCAGActctttctcttcaatttctctTGATGCAGTGAACGGAGGGGCTTCGTATTCCCTTTATGCCCG GATTAAAAAGATCGAGTCTTCGGAAGTTCAAGGGAAGTTTGGAATCTTACAAAGAAAACAGATTACTCTTGTTGACGGCGATGGTGTTGTAATAAAGTTTTTCTTGTGGGGTGAGCAGATTCTCCTGGCCAATCTTTTCAG agtgggaagcatgCTTGCCCTGGACAAACCGTATGTTGCTAGTTCAGAGGACTGTGATGGCGAGACAAGTGAAGGTTTTTGTCTCGAATACGGAAGCGAAACACAGTTATATTTGGTGCCTTATATTCAACACGAAGAACAG GTGTGCGTAACATTGACTCCAAATCGACGTCACGGTTCACGGCCCTTGGGTTCTTGTAATCCCAGTCAGGATCTCAAGGTTTCTCAAGTTAGCTTGCCCCGTGATTCTCAGGGGACCATTGATTTCAGTAATTATCCTTTTAGG TCATTTGTGGTCGACCTTCGTGACAAGATGACGGGCATCAGTCTCTATGGTGTTGTTACAGATATTATCAAAGAAGAAAATATCAAAGAAGCTGTTTTCTCTTTAAGAATCGCGGATGCTAGCGGAGAAATTTGGACAAAGCTTCATTTTGCGGGATTTTG GTCCTTAGGAAGAGTGAGTCTCGGTCACACTGTATTCATATCTGGCTTGACATGCTCAATGTCGAAACAAACATG TCTGGAAGTATTATGGTTTGAGAATGGTACTGGAGCTTCTTTCATCAATCTCAGTTGCTTACCAGCATTGATCTACTCATCTTGCCTTCATAAGCTATCGCGACTCTCTGATATTTCTGACCAGACTAGCTACGCACAA GTATGTCGAGTCTCGCTTGATCCAATTCGGTATTATTACGTTAATACACGATTTTCACATTCTCTATGTGGTCATTTTGTGAACAAGATGCCTGATGGGTCGATGAAATGCTGCTTTTGTCATACAATTTCTGATGCTACGTTAGTACGCACTTTTCATCTGAAAATTACTCTTGTGGATGAGGGTACGAAAGTTTTGGCATGGTGTACAGGTCAAACTGCTATGGATTTGTTGCAGATAGCTCCTGAGGAGTTTTATGAACTTCCCGAG
- the LOC108329999 gene encoding probable N-acetyltransferase HLS1-like, translated as MVDTFSVESRLHIREFDEGRDVKVVGKLERKCEIGTKKGVSIFTNMMGDPLSRIRLYPLHVMLVAELLESKELVGVVRGCIKSMRTPSESLLKIGCILGLRVSPSHRRKGIGLKLVTSVEEWMLRNGAEYAFLATEKNNDASRNLFTNKCKYVSLSSLFIFVHPISFPAKQISKDIEIEKVNIDQAISLYRRTLMAKELYPLDMDSILKENLSLGTWVSYYKEGGLLNLQRKEESEDIITNEITSSWIIFSIWNTCEAYKLQLKKSQPLRFLHTALNHARDKIFPCLRMSVSDSLCRPFGFLFLYGLHGEGENLGELMESIWRFTSRMGESLKDCTVVITELGFGDPLVNHIPQTASMSCIDDIWYTKRISSHSDEKDDELLIKRQIGNVFVDPRDF; from the exons ATGGTTGACACTTTCAGTGTAGAGAGTAGGCTTCATATAAGAGAGTTTGATGAAGGTAGAGATGTTAAGGTGGTGGGGAAGCTTGAGAGGAAGTGTGAGATTGGGACTAAAAAGGGGGTCTCCATTTTCACCAACATGATGGGTGACCCTTTATCTAGGATTAGGTTATATCCCCTTCATGTTATGTTG GTGGCTGAGCTGCTTGAAAGCAAGGAGCTTGTGGGTGTGGTTCGAGGGTGCATTAAGAGTATGAGAACTCCTTCTGAATCATTGCTGAAGATTGGTTGCATACTAGGCCTTAGAGTCTCTCCTTCACACAG GAGAAAGGGGATTGGACTGAAACTTGTCACCTCAGTTGAAGAATGGATGCTGAGAAATGGGGCTGAATATGCATTCCTGGCAACTGAAAAGAACAACGATGCCTCTAGAAACCTATTTACCAACAAATGCAAATATGTGAGCCTCAGCTCACTTTTCATATTTGTGCATCCAATTAGTTTCCCTGCAAAGCAGATTTCCAAGGATATAGAAATTGAGAAGGTAAACATAGACCAGGCAATTTCGTTATACAGAAGAACCCTGATGGCCAAAGAGCTTTACCCATTAGACATGGATAGTATTTTGAAGGAGAATCTCAGCTTGGGCACCTGGGTGAGTTATTACAAAGAGGGAGGCTTACTCAACTTGCAGAGAAAGGAAGAGAGTGAAGACATTATTACCAATGAAATCACAAGCTCATGGATCATCTTTAGCATATGGAATACTTGTGAGGCTTACAAGCTTCAACTTAAAAAGTCTCAGCCACTTAGGTTTCTTCACACAGCTTTAAATCATGCAAGAGACAAAATCTTCCCTTGTCTGAGAATGTCGGTGAGTGACTCACTGTGCAGGCCCTTTGGGTTTCTCTTCCTCTATGGGCTCCACGGAGAGGGAGAGAACCTTGGGGAGCTAATGGAATCCATATGGAGGTTCACATCAAGGATGGGAGAAAGTTTGAAGGACTGCACAGTGGTTATAACGGAGCTAGGGTTTGGTGATCCACTTGTAAACCATATCCCTCAAACAGCTTCCATGTCGTGTATCGATGATATTTGGTACACGAAAAGAATTTCAAGCCACAGTGACGAAAAGGATGATGAACTGCTGATTAAGAGACAAATCGGGAATGTGTTTGTTGACCCTAGAGATTTTTAG
- the LOC108326063 gene encoding protein high chlorophyll fluorescent 107, with amino-acid sequence MNAVPSSSSSAFAFVTQSKNPNYIFKLTHKVPILPLHSHAPCCSLSDSSSSYTTVLDKSSLSSDQNYSNAVSPEDSGSVDALAVRRPLTDFSGEEEEEKEVEEEEEKENEADDGGDAKASTIDAGLAKFAKKMPMFEPERVESKERPLKVNLDLALYRAKLMARRSFRYEEAEALLRKCISFWPEDGRPYVVLGKILSKQSKTGEAREIYEKGCQATQGENAYIWQCWAVLEMQMGNFRRARELFDAATVADKKHVAAWHGWAVLELKQGNIKKARSLLGKGLQYGGQNEYIYQTLALLEARAKRYQQARYLFNQATKCNPNSCASWLSWAQMEVEQENYRAARKLFEKAVQASPKNRFAWHVWGVFEANIGNIDKGRKLLKIGHTLNPRDAVLLQSLALLEYQHSTANLARVLFRRASELNPRHQPVWFAWGWMEWKEGNMNKAREFYQKTLSIDQNSETAARCLQAWGVLEQRLGNLSTARRLFKSSLNVNSQSYVTWMTWATMEEEQGNSVRAEEIRNLYFQQRTEVVDDASWVMGFLDILDPAIDTLKTLLKLSPNSYNMPFNSLRNISGTDKNSDDFSIEDDDEDDANGESDFDLDAFIMKRLSLDSSNLEVQLEAPKTSSEKRIPSGRRIWRPNNRIAKVQV; translated from the exons ATGAACGCCGtcccttcttcttcctcttccgcCTTCGCTTTCGTAACTCAGTCCAAGAACCCTAATTATATCTTCAAGCTCACACATAAAGTACCCATTTTGCCCCTACACTCACATGCTCCGTGTTGCTCTCTCAGTGACTCATCCTCCTCGTACACCACGGTGCTGGACAAAAGTTCCCTTTCATCGGATCAGAATTACAGCAATGCAGTTTCGCCCGAAGACTCGGGCTCCGTGGATGCCCTTGCCGTCCGCCGGCCGTTGACTGATTTTTCCggcgaagaggaagaagagaaggaggtggaggaggaggaagagaaggagaaTGAGGCGGATGACGGTGGTGACGCGAAGGCTTCCACGATCGACGCGGGGCTCGCGAAATTCGCGAAGAAGATGCCCATGTTTGAACCTGAGAGGGTGGAATCGAAAGAGAGACCCCTCAAAGTGAATTTGGACTTGGCGTTATACAGGGCGAAGCTTATGGCTAGAAGAAGCTTTCGATATGAAGAAGCAGAGGCATTGCTTCGAAAG TGTATAAGCTTTTGGCCTGAAGATGGTCGACCTTACGTGGTACTTGGAAAGATTTTGAGCAAGCAATCGAAAACAGGTGAAGCCAGAGAGATATACGAGAAGGGTTGCCAGGCTACGCAGGGTGAAAATGCTTACATTTGGCAG TGCTGGGCTGTTCTTGAAATGCAAATGGGAAATTTCAGGAGGGCAAGAGAGTTGTTTGATGCTGCCACGGTTGCTGATAAGAAGCATGTTGCTGCTTGGCATGGGTGGGCAGTTCTAGAGTTAAAGCAGGGAAATATAAAGAAGGCAAGGAGTCTACTCGGTAAAGGTCTTCAATATGGTGGACAGAATGAGTACATATACCAAACACTTGCACTGCTTGAAGCTAGAGCAAAAAGATATCAGCAGGCTCGTTATTTATTCAATCAGGCCACAAAGTGTAATCCTAATAGCTGTGCTAGTTGGCTT AGTTGGGCTCAAATGGAGGTGGAACAAGAAAACTACCGTGCTGCTAGGAAATTGTTTGAG AAAGCAGTGCAGGCTAGTCCCAAAAATAGGTTTGCTTGGCATGTATGGGGCGTTTTTGAAGCAAACATTGGCAACATTGACAAGGgaagaaaacttttaaagatAGGCCACACTCTAAATCCGAGGGATGCTGTTCTACTTCAATCTCTTGCTTTATTAGAATACCAACACTCAACTGCAAACCTTGCTCGGGTTTTGTTCAGGAGAGCGTCAGAATTGAATCCAAGGCACCAACCTGTTTGGTTt GCTTGGGGTTGGATGGAATGGAAGGAAGGAAACATGAATAAAGCCAGAGAATTCTACCAAAAAACACTCTCAATTGATCAGAACAGTGAAACTGCTGCCAGATGCCTTCAG GCTTGGGGTGTTCTGGAGCAGAGGCTTGGCAATCTTTCAACTGCACGTAGATTATTTAAATCCTCGCTGAATGTAAATTCTCAGAGTTATGTGACATGGATGACTTGGGCAACAATGGAGGAAGAACAAGGAAACTCCGTGCGTGCTGAAGAGATTCGTAATCTCTATTTCCAACAG CGCACAGAAGTTGTAGATGATGCTTCATGGGTGATGGGattcttagatattttagaccCGGCCATTGACACTTTAAAGACGCTCCTCAAGCTGAGTCCAAATTCCTACAATATGCCATTTAATTCTTTGAGAAATATTTCGGGAACAGATAAAAACAGTGACGATTTTTCTATTGAAGacgatgatgaggatgatgcaaATGGTGAAAGTGACTTCGATTTGGATGCTTTCATTATGAAAAGACTATCCTTAGATTCCTCCAATCTGGAAGTTCAGTTGGAAGCACCCAAAACTTCTTCTGAGAAGAGAATTCCATCTGGTAGAAGGATATGGCGACCAAATAACAGAATTGCTAAAGTGCAAGTCTAA
- the LOC108334664 gene encoding uncharacterized protein LOC108334664 isoform X1 has translation MEHRDHHCFSRKLDSAMDVDCCLEDQEKEEEELDPFLKFVEYARSELLSLEGDANGDDDGSTGLGWSWIASRILKTCIAYSSGVTPAILLSELSQAWSEQRRVGAPKKRLEVINQLKKNHRRTKLPNTVTVDSIFEKNFLSLSSVLEAVIVDAFVLPGTNIHMLILGDYWSSNTIDLYLHRSRFYDLAGLQNGILKRGREIFLTGCYLRTATGGSGRARLLPTEYLVILLDENQDDDAMLLGAQFCSDSFSSISLDAVNGGASYSLYARIKKIESSEVQGKFGILQRKQITLVDGDGVVIKFFLWGEQILLANLFRVGSMLALDKPYVASSEDCDGETSEGFCLEYGSETQLYLVPYIQHEEQVCVTLTPNRRHGSRPLGSCNPSQDLKVSQVSLPRDSQGTIDFSNYPFRSFVVDLRDKMTGISLYGVVTDIIKEENIKEAVFSLRIADASGEIWTKLHFAGFWSLGRVSLGHTVFISGLTCSMSKQTCLEVLWFENGTGASFINLSCLPALIYSSCLHKLSRLSDISDQTSYAQVCRVSLDPIRYYYVNTRFSHSLCGHFVNKMPDGSMKCCFCHTISDATLVRTFHLKITLVDEGTKVLAWCTGQTAMDLLQIAPEEFYELPEEEQLMYPSSLENERFMVALVKCKRDGCVIDGLSPDGSISWEITRAYKCE, from the exons ATGGAGCATCGCGATCACCATTGCTTCAGCAGAAAGCTAGATTCCGCCATGGACGTAGACTGTTGCCTAGAAGATcaagaaaaggaagaggaagaactTGATCCCTTTCTAAAATTCGTGGAATACGCAAGATCTGAACTGTTATCACTAGAAGGCGATGCAAACGGAGACGATGACGGTTCTACTGGACTTGGATGGAGTTGGATCGCGTCTCGTATTCTGAAGACTTGCATTGCTTATTCAAGCGGCGTCACTCCCGCGATCTTGCTCTCTGAACTCTCTCAG GCGTGGAGTGAGCAACGCAGGGTTGGGGCTCCGAAGAAGCGGCTCGAAGTAATCAACCAACTCAAGAAGAATCATCGGAGGACTAAGCTTCCGAACACAGTTACAGTTGATTCCATATTCGAAAAGAACTTCCTGTCCTTGAGCAGTGTTCTAGAAGCTGTTATCGTTGATGCATTTGTGCTCCCAG GCACAAACATCCACATGCTCATATTAGGGGATTATTGGAGCTCCAATACCATAGATCTCTACCTACACCGCAG CAGATTCTATGACTTGGCAGGCCTGCAAAACGGAATTCTGAAGCGAGGGAGGGAGATTTTTCTCACCGGTTGCTACCTCCGAACTGCCACTGGAGGTTCTGGACGTGCACGTCTTTTGCCAACAGAGTATCTTGTGATTCTATTGGATGAG AATCAGGATGATGATGCAATGCTACTAGGAGCTCAGTTTTGTTCAGActctttctcttcaatttctctTGATGCAGTGAACGGAGGGGCTTCGTATTCCCTTTATGCCCG GATTAAAAAGATCGAGTCTTCGGAAGTTCAAGGGAAGTTTGGAATCTTACAAAGAAAACAGATTACTCTTGTTGACGGCGATGGTGTTGTAATAAAGTTTTTCTTGTGGGGTGAGCAGATTCTCCTGGCCAATCTTTTCAG agtgggaagcatgCTTGCCCTGGACAAACCGTATGTTGCTAGTTCAGAGGACTGTGATGGCGAGACAAGTGAAGGTTTTTGTCTCGAATACGGAAGCGAAACACAGTTATATTTGGTGCCTTATATTCAACACGAAGAACAG GTGTGCGTAACATTGACTCCAAATCGACGTCACGGTTCACGGCCCTTGGGTTCTTGTAATCCCAGTCAGGATCTCAAGGTTTCTCAAGTTAGCTTGCCCCGTGATTCTCAGGGGACCATTGATTTCAGTAATTATCCTTTTAGG TCATTTGTGGTCGACCTTCGTGACAAGATGACGGGCATCAGTCTCTATGGTGTTGTTACAGATATTATCAAAGAAGAAAATATCAAAGAAGCTGTTTTCTCTTTAAGAATCGCGGATGCTAGCGGAGAAATTTGGACAAAGCTTCATTTTGCGGGATTTTG GTCCTTAGGAAGAGTGAGTCTCGGTCACACTGTATTCATATCTGGCTTGACATGCTCAATGTCGAAACAAACATG TCTGGAAGTATTATGGTTTGAGAATGGTACTGGAGCTTCTTTCATCAATCTCAGTTGCTTACCAGCATTGATCTACTCATCTTGCCTTCATAAGCTATCGCGACTCTCTGATATTTCTGACCAGACTAGCTACGCACAA GTATGTCGAGTCTCGCTTGATCCAATTCGGTATTATTACGTTAATACACGATTTTCACATTCTCTATGTGGTCATTTTGTGAACAAGATGCCTGATGGGTCGATGAAATGCTGCTTTTGTCATACAATTTCTGATGCTACGTTAGTACGCACTTTTCATCTGAAAATTACTCTTGTGGATGAGGGTACGAAAGTTTTGGCATGGTGTACAGGTCAAACTGCTATGGATTTGTTGCAGATAGCTCCTGAGGAGTTTTATGAACTTCCCGAG